From Actinoplanes oblitus, a single genomic window includes:
- a CDS encoding condensation domain-containing protein has translation MIPLSYAQRRLWFLGRLQGPSPTYNAPIVLDIAGVPDQQALSAALADVALRHEVLRTVYPVVDGAPVQRVLPGAGPGPVVRACPPAEVDALVAAFCAGTFDLAVEPPLRATLFVAGPERSVLVLLLHHIATDGASIGPMLRDLSTAYRARLAGGAPDWEPLPVQYADYTLWQQDVLGGEDDPGSVVAEQLTWWRENLAGLPPVLPLPLDRPRAAATGRGATVTARLDRDTHVRLMDLSRSRRASLFMTMQAALAATLCRAGSGTDVAIGAPVAGRPDEALRDLVGFFVNTVVLRTDVSGDPSFDALLDRVRDADLAAYAHEEVPFDLVVERLNPDRSPGYHPFFQVMLTVGTHTPDEVTPLGELTATSRPVDLGVAKFDLTVYCAETRDSGGGPAGVQVEFQYATDLFDESTVRLLLDTYLRMLRAVVAAPGTPVGALDVLSDDDRDALAARTARAGLPAAADRDEPADGPADLREEILCGLFASVLRVDRIGRDDGFFRRGGHSLLAVTLINRVRAVLGVEIGLRDFFLEPTVAGLARRIATMSGSGTRAPLLRAPRPDPMPLSYAQRRLWFLEQWGGAGRMYNIPLVLRLRRPLDPAVLGAAARDVTDRHEVLRTVYRSAGGDPYQEVLDRADPVVTVLDLAPRDLTAAIDTATGYVFDLRTEIPFRVWLLRPAGEDPVLVLLLHHIAGDGWSTGPLLRDLSQAYEARTAGHAPQWTPLPVQYADYTLWQQTLLTDQNGPLPELVDYWRTTLAGAPEVLELPTDRPRPAEAGHRGAVVPFTLDAGLHTAVARLARDCDATVFMVLQAALAVLLTRYGAGTDIPIGTVVAGRGDEALDDLVGFFVNTLVLRTDVAGDPTFSELLARVRDTDLSAFDHQDLPFERLVEELNPVRSTAHHPLVQVTLVLQNTETARGDTGPGPIAGDAVPFETGTAKFDLTLAVREELADGAPAGLRCALEYATDLFDAATAESLADRFGRVLRAVVADPGARIGDADLRTPDERRRATGHQCPILPAADAGRLARHLAGHGPSRPATAGWHVLDDRRRPVLAGGRGELYLCAAGTGDGGHRMLPTGVAAGCSVRGELRLHLPEPADPPAPTGSGPAPADPRESRLSELFSEVLGGRPVGRDDNFFKIGGHSLLAVRLVNRIRTDLAAEVSIRDVFQAPTVADLAARLAASTAPARPVLRRRAGAGARP, from the coding sequence GTGATTCCACTGTCGTACGCGCAACGCCGGCTGTGGTTCCTGGGCCGGCTGCAGGGCCCGTCCCCCACCTACAACGCGCCGATCGTGCTGGACATCGCCGGGGTACCGGACCAGCAGGCGCTGTCCGCCGCGCTCGCCGACGTCGCCCTGCGGCACGAGGTGCTGCGAACCGTGTACCCGGTCGTCGACGGCGCTCCGGTGCAGCGGGTCCTGCCCGGCGCCGGCCCCGGCCCGGTGGTGCGGGCCTGCCCGCCCGCCGAGGTGGACGCCCTGGTGGCCGCGTTCTGCGCCGGCACCTTCGACCTGGCCGTGGAGCCGCCGTTGCGGGCCACGCTGTTCGTGGCGGGGCCGGAACGTTCGGTGCTGGTGCTGCTGCTGCACCACATCGCCACCGACGGCGCCTCGATCGGGCCGATGTTGCGTGACCTGTCCACCGCGTACCGGGCCCGGCTGGCCGGCGGCGCCCCGGACTGGGAGCCGCTGCCGGTGCAGTACGCCGACTACACCCTCTGGCAGCAGGACGTGCTGGGTGGTGAGGACGATCCGGGCAGCGTGGTGGCCGAGCAGCTCACCTGGTGGCGGGAGAACCTGGCCGGTCTGCCCCCGGTGCTGCCGCTGCCCCTGGATCGGCCGCGGGCCGCCGCCACCGGGCGCGGCGCCACCGTCACCGCCCGGCTCGACCGGGACACCCACGTCCGGCTGATGGACCTGTCCCGCAGCCGGCGGGCCAGTCTGTTCATGACCATGCAGGCCGCGCTGGCGGCGACCCTCTGCCGGGCCGGCTCGGGCACCGACGTCGCGATCGGCGCACCGGTGGCCGGCCGGCCCGACGAGGCGCTGCGCGACCTGGTCGGCTTCTTCGTCAACACCGTCGTGCTGCGGACCGACGTGTCCGGCGATCCGTCCTTCGACGCCCTGCTGGACCGGGTCCGCGACGCCGACCTGGCCGCCTACGCCCACGAGGAGGTGCCGTTCGACCTGGTGGTGGAGCGCCTCAACCCGGACCGCTCCCCCGGCTACCACCCGTTCTTCCAGGTGATGTTGACCGTCGGCACGCACACGCCGGACGAGGTGACGCCGCTGGGCGAGCTGACCGCCACCTCGCGGCCGGTGGATCTCGGCGTGGCGAAGTTCGACCTGACCGTGTACTGCGCCGAGACACGTGACTCCGGCGGCGGGCCCGCCGGTGTCCAGGTGGAGTTCCAGTACGCGACCGACCTCTTCGACGAGTCCACGGTGCGGTTGCTGCTCGACACCTACCTGAGGATGCTGCGGGCGGTCGTGGCGGCACCGGGCACCCCGGTCGGCGCACTCGACGTGCTGTCCGATGACGATCGGGACGCCCTGGCCGCCCGTACCGCCCGTGCCGGACTGCCGGCGGCCGCGGACCGGGACGAGCCCGCGGACGGCCCGGCCGACCTGCGGGAGGAGATCCTCTGCGGCCTGTTCGCCTCCGTGCTGCGGGTGGACCGGATCGGCCGCGACGACGGCTTCTTCCGGCGCGGCGGCCATTCGCTGCTCGCCGTCACCCTGATCAACCGGGTCCGTGCGGTGCTCGGGGTGGAGATCGGTCTGCGCGACTTCTTCCTGGAGCCGACGGTCGCCGGGCTGGCCCGCCGGATCGCCACGATGTCCGGTTCCGGTACGCGTGCTCCGCTGCTGCGGGCGCCCCGGCCGGATCCGATGCCGCTGTCGTACGCGCAACGCCGCCTGTGGTTCCTGGAACAGTGGGGCGGCGCCGGCCGGATGTACAACATCCCGCTGGTGCTGCGGCTGCGGCGGCCGCTCGACCCGGCGGTGCTCGGCGCGGCGGCCCGGGACGTGACGGACCGGCACGAGGTGTTGCGGACCGTCTACCGGTCGGCCGGCGGCGACCCGTACCAGGAGGTACTGGACCGGGCCGATCCGGTGGTGACCGTGCTGGATCTCGCGCCGCGGGACCTGACGGCGGCGATCGACACCGCCACCGGGTACGTCTTCGACCTGCGTACCGAGATCCCGTTCCGGGTCTGGCTGCTGCGCCCGGCCGGCGAAGATCCGGTGCTGGTGCTGCTGCTGCACCACATCGCCGGCGACGGCTGGTCCACCGGGCCGCTGCTGCGCGACCTCTCCCAGGCGTACGAGGCCCGCACCGCCGGTCACGCCCCGCAGTGGACGCCACTGCCGGTGCAGTACGCCGACTACACCCTCTGGCAGCAGACCCTGCTGACCGATCAGAACGGGCCGCTGCCCGAGCTGGTGGACTATTGGCGCACCACCCTGGCCGGCGCGCCGGAGGTCCTCGAGCTGCCCACCGACCGGCCCCGCCCCGCGGAGGCCGGCCACCGGGGCGCCGTCGTCCCGTTCACCCTCGACGCCGGCCTGCACACCGCCGTGGCCCGGCTGGCCCGGGACTGCGACGCCACCGTGTTCATGGTGCTGCAGGCGGCGCTGGCCGTGCTGCTGACCCGGTACGGCGCCGGCACCGACATCCCGATCGGCACCGTCGTCGCCGGACGCGGCGACGAGGCGCTCGACGACCTCGTCGGGTTCTTCGTCAACACCCTGGTACTGCGCACCGACGTCGCCGGCGACCCCACGTTCAGCGAACTGCTCGCCCGGGTCCGCGACACCGACCTGTCCGCCTTCGACCATCAGGACCTGCCGTTCGAACGGCTCGTCGAGGAACTCAACCCGGTCCGCTCCACCGCACACCACCCGCTCGTCCAGGTCACCCTGGTGCTGCAGAACACCGAGACCGCCCGGGGCGACACCGGGCCGGGCCCGATCGCCGGGGACGCGGTGCCGTTCGAGACCGGCACCGCGAAGTTCGACCTCACGCTGGCGGTCCGTGAGGAGCTCGCGGACGGGGCACCGGCCGGTCTGCGGTGCGCGCTGGAGTACGCCACCGACCTGTTCGACGCCGCCACCGCCGAGTCGCTGGCCGACCGGTTCGGCCGGGTGCTCCGGGCGGTCGTCGCCGATCCCGGCGCCCGGATCGGCGACGCGGACCTGCGCACCCCGGACGAGCGCCGCCGGGCGACCGGGCACCAGTGCCCGATCCTGCCGGCTGCCGACGCCGGACGTCTGGCCCGTCACCTGGCCGGACACGGGCCCTCAAGGCCGGCCACCGCGGGCTGGCACGTCCTCGACGACCGCCGCCGGCCGGTGCTCGCCGGTGGCCGTGGCGAGCTGTACCTGTGCGCTGCCGGTACCGGCGACGGTGGTCACCGGATGCTGCCGACCGGCGTCGCGGCCGGCTGCTCCGTACGGGGAGAACTGCGGCTCCACCTGCCGGAGCCGGCGGACCCGCCGGCGCCGACCGGGTCCGGGCCGGCTCCGGCCGACCCGCGGGAGTCGCGGTTGAGCGAGCTGTTCTCGGAGGTTCTCGGCGGGCGGCCGGTCGGCCGGGACGACAACTTCTTCAAGATCGGTGGCCATTCCCTGCTGGCGGTACGCCTGGTCAACCGGATCCGGACCGACCTGGCCGCCGAGGTGTCGATCCGGGACGTGTTCCAGGCGCCGACCGTGGCCGACCTCGCCGCCCGGCTGGCCGCGAGCACCGCTCCGGCCCGTCCGGTGCTGCGGCGCCGGGCCGGAGCCGGCGCACGACCCTGA